In the genome of Microbacterium saperdae, one region contains:
- a CDS encoding hemerythrin domain-containing protein: MDADRLHAWDQELRAAHTRLRAALTATREALDRGEAAPDAASELTLFCIGFCAALDGHHTSEDRTLFPALRAEHPELGGVIDKLMQDHSMLSHLLSALRGAAERNEDAASIERHLDGIGAIMESHFRFEEREILAPLRALSLDRDVTDVLGPF; the protein is encoded by the coding sequence ATGGATGCCGATCGCCTGCACGCCTGGGATCAGGAGCTGCGCGCTGCTCACACCCGGCTGCGCGCGGCGCTCACGGCGACGCGGGAGGCGCTCGACCGCGGTGAAGCCGCGCCGGATGCCGCCTCGGAGCTGACCCTCTTCTGCATCGGGTTCTGCGCGGCGCTCGACGGACACCACACGAGCGAGGACCGCACGCTTTTCCCGGCGCTCCGTGCGGAGCATCCTGAGCTCGGCGGGGTGATCGACAAGCTCATGCAGGATCATTCGATGCTCTCGCATCTGCTCAGCGCCCTGCGCGGAGCGGCCGAGCGCAACGAGGACGCGGCCTCGATCGAACGCCACCTCGACGGCATCGGCGCGATCATGGAGTCGCACTTCCGCTTCGAGGAGCGCGAGATCCTGGCGCCCCTGCGCGCGCTCTCGCTCGATCGCGACGTGACGGACGTGCTCGGACCGTTCTGA
- a CDS encoding GlsB/YeaQ/YmgE family stress response membrane protein, with translation MSFLGFLLLGLIAGAIAKLILPGKQGGGWFITLLLGVVGAFLGGWLGSLILNRPLTEFWDLGTWLLAIGGSIIVLLIYGLIVGRGQKVRD, from the coding sequence ATGAGCTTTCTCGGATTCCTTCTTCTCGGCCTCATCGCCGGAGCCATCGCGAAGCTGATCCTTCCCGGCAAGCAGGGCGGCGGATGGTTCATCACCCTGCTGCTCGGCGTCGTCGGCGCCTTCCTCGGCGGATGGCTCGGCAGCCTGATCCTGAACCGCCCTCTCACGGAGTTCTGGGACCTCGGCACCTGGCTCCTCGCCATCGGCGGCTCGATCATCGTGCTGCTGATCTACGGCCTGATCGTCGGCCGCGGCCAGAAGGTTCGCGACTGA
- a CDS encoding ABC transporter permease, whose translation MNFSHIITIARLELTQRLRSVGWYILLGVYAAVLLGVTVLAYAVYSWDDFGGAGVFSIVVNMVLLLVVLVSPTLSGNTINGDRDAATLAAIQVTAASTGDIMIGKLLAAVATGGAFLVVAIPFLAGSLVGGAADVSVLLVSLLVLIVEIIVVAAIGVGLSGLIARPLFSVATTYLVVAGLVIGTLITFALGGLAVRSEATSYSRPYDSAGNVDCERWDSYSYEVPRFDLVWWTLAANPFVVLADATPTEFSKGGNPIDLFGQIKLGVRMVQLSPLEQRWDECAQEDTSLTGREIIDSTVPSWFVGLGVQVVLAGSLFAGAWTRTRTPARRLPPGTRIA comes from the coding sequence ATGAACTTCTCGCACATCATCACCATCGCCCGCCTGGAGCTGACGCAGCGGCTGCGCAGCGTGGGCTGGTACATCCTCCTTGGCGTGTACGCCGCAGTGCTTCTCGGAGTCACCGTGCTGGCCTACGCGGTGTACTCGTGGGACGACTTCGGCGGTGCCGGCGTGTTCTCGATCGTCGTGAACATGGTGCTGCTGCTGGTCGTGCTGGTCTCACCGACCCTCAGCGGCAACACGATCAACGGCGACCGGGATGCAGCGACGCTCGCTGCGATCCAGGTGACGGCGGCCTCCACGGGCGACATCATGATCGGCAAGCTCCTGGCAGCAGTGGCCACGGGCGGCGCTTTCCTCGTCGTCGCCATCCCCTTCCTCGCCGGATCGCTCGTCGGCGGCGCCGCTGATGTGAGCGTGCTGCTGGTGTCGCTGCTCGTGCTGATCGTCGAGATCATCGTCGTCGCCGCCATCGGGGTGGGGCTGAGCGGTCTGATCGCCCGGCCGCTGTTCTCCGTCGCCACGACGTACCTGGTCGTGGCCGGTCTCGTGATCGGCACCCTCATCACCTTCGCGCTGGGTGGGCTCGCGGTGCGCAGCGAGGCGACCAGCTACTCCCGACCCTACGACTCCGCGGGCAACGTCGACTGCGAGCGCTGGGACAGCTACTCGTACGAGGTGCCGCGGTTCGATCTCGTGTGGTGGACTCTCGCCGCGAACCCGTTCGTGGTGCTCGCCGACGCCACTCCGACCGAGTTCTCGAAGGGGGGAAACCCGATCGACCTGTTCGGCCAGATCAAGCTGGGTGTGCGCATGGTGCAGCTGTCTCCGCTCGAACAGCGGTGGGACGAATGCGCGCAGGAGGACACGTCCCTGACCGGGCGGGAGATCATCGACTCGACCGTGCCGAGCTGGTTCGTCGGTCTCGGTGTGCAGGTCGTGCTCGCCGGCTCGCTGTTCGCCGGCGCCTGGACGCGTACGCGCACCCCCGCGCGGCGCCTGCCACCGGGGACTCGCATCGCCTGA
- a CDS encoding glycerophosphodiester phosphodiesterase family protein has protein sequence MPRKSPLVIGHRGAPGYRPEHSRSSYELALAMGVDAVEPDVVATKDGVLVVRHENEISGTTDVADHPEFADRKTTKRVDGQSLTGWFTEDFTWAELSTLRGRERLPEVRLSSASFDGSQAILRLVDVLDIVREGSVEHGREIGVVLEVKHATYFASIGMELAPLIERDLRAAGWADGELPLIIECFESTVLGQLRERGIPASYIYLIEASGRPYDLQVAHGKQAITYKATVSPQGLDDLVGRVDGISVNKKMLLAHGNTIVPDAHARGLKVFTWTCRPENAFLSPEFRGSGGRGAYGDYEAEWGAIARTGVDGVFVDHPDLGVRFFRS, from the coding sequence GTGCCCAGGAAATCTCCGCTCGTCATCGGGCATCGCGGTGCGCCCGGCTACCGCCCGGAACACAGCCGCTCGTCGTACGAACTCGCGCTCGCGATGGGTGTCGACGCGGTGGAACCCGATGTCGTCGCGACCAAGGACGGCGTGCTGGTGGTGCGTCATGAGAACGAGATCTCCGGCACCACGGATGTCGCCGACCACCCGGAGTTCGCCGACCGGAAGACGACGAAGCGTGTCGACGGCCAGTCGCTGACCGGCTGGTTCACCGAAGACTTCACCTGGGCCGAGCTGTCGACGCTGCGCGGGAGGGAGCGGCTGCCGGAGGTGCGGCTCTCGAGCGCGAGCTTCGACGGCTCGCAGGCGATCCTGCGCCTCGTGGACGTGCTCGACATCGTGCGCGAAGGTTCCGTGGAGCACGGTCGGGAGATCGGCGTGGTCCTGGAGGTCAAGCACGCGACGTACTTCGCGAGCATCGGCATGGAGCTCGCTCCGCTGATCGAACGTGATCTCCGCGCGGCCGGATGGGCCGACGGCGAGCTTCCGCTGATCATCGAGTGCTTCGAATCGACGGTGCTCGGACAACTGCGAGAGCGCGGCATCCCCGCCTCGTACATCTACCTGATCGAGGCATCGGGTCGTCCCTACGACCTCCAGGTCGCGCACGGCAAGCAGGCGATCACCTATAAGGCCACGGTGTCGCCGCAGGGTCTCGACGATCTCGTCGGTCGCGTGGACGGCATCAGCGTCAACAAGAAGATGCTGCTCGCCCACGGCAACACGATCGTCCCCGATGCGCACGCCAGAGGACTCAAGGTCTTCACCTGGACCTGCCGCCCCGAGAACGCGTTCCTGTCCCCGGAGTTCCGCGGTTCCGGCGGACGCGGCGCCTACGGCGACTATGAAGCCGAGTGGGGCGCGATCGCCCGTACCGGAGTCGACGGGGTCTTCGTCGATCATCCGGATCTCGGTGTGAGGTTCTTCCGCAGCTGA
- a CDS encoding Bax inhibitor-1/YccA family protein yields the protein MSNFAFNNPAFKQQDPRNVATYPGGPQAAQGAQNASFQHAGIDAATNAQLEGMYAAPPAGAIETDRMSVEDTVWKTAGLFAILLVTAAVGWVWTLGGVAAPAYNPYSDFQPNMLPWIVGALAGFVLAMVITFTSRKKVRPALIFAYAAFEGLFIGGISAFFEVLYPGIVVQATLATVSVVGVTLALFASGKIRASKKATKIFMIAMMGYLVFSLLNVVLMWTGINDNAFGLLSAKPFLGIPLGLIIGVLVVIMAAYSLVLDFDQIQQGVRNGAPRQYGWLGAFGIMVTVVWLYIEILRIIAIARGSN from the coding sequence ATGAGCAACTTCGCATTCAACAACCCTGCGTTCAAGCAGCAGGATCCGCGCAATGTCGCGACCTACCCGGGCGGACCGCAGGCTGCTCAGGGTGCACAGAACGCCTCCTTCCAGCACGCCGGAATCGACGCCGCGACCAACGCGCAGCTCGAGGGCATGTACGCCGCTCCCCCGGCCGGAGCCATCGAGACCGACCGCATGAGCGTCGAGGACACGGTCTGGAAGACCGCCGGCCTGTTCGCCATCCTCCTGGTCACCGCTGCCGTGGGCTGGGTCTGGACGCTCGGCGGCGTCGCCGCCCCCGCGTACAACCCGTACAGCGACTTCCAGCCGAACATGCTGCCGTGGATCGTCGGCGCGCTCGCCGGCTTCGTCCTCGCGATGGTCATCACCTTCACGTCGCGCAAGAAGGTGCGTCCGGCCCTGATCTTCGCCTACGCCGCATTCGAGGGTCTCTTCATCGGTGGCATCTCGGCCTTCTTCGAGGTCCTGTACCCGGGAATCGTCGTCCAGGCGACGCTCGCGACCGTCTCGGTCGTCGGAGTGACCCTGGCCCTCTTCGCGAGCGGCAAGATCCGCGCGTCGAAGAAGGCGACCAAGATCTTCATGATCGCGATGATGGGCTACCTCGTCTTCTCGCTCCTGAACGTGGTCCTGATGTGGACCGGTATCAACGACAACGCATTCGGACTCCTCAGCGCCAAGCCGTTCCTCGGCATTCCGCTGGGTCTGATCATCGGCGTTCTCGTCGTCATCATGGCCGCGTACTCGCTGGTGCTGGACTTCGACCAGATCCAGCAGGGCGTCCGCAACGGCGCTCCCCGCCAGTACGGCTGGCTCGGCGCCTTCGGCATCATGGTGACCGTGGTCTGGCTGTACATCGAGATCCTGCGCATCATCGCGATCGCTCGCGGCAGCAACTGA
- a CDS encoding YccF domain-containing protein: protein MRTILNIIWVILAGWALFLGYVLAGVLLCIPIITIPWAIASFRIARYAIWPFGREVVSRPTAGVGSFLGNVLWVILAGWWLAIGHIISGLALCITIIGIPMGIADFKMVPISLMPLGKEIVSTRKGAFDRTL, encoded by the coding sequence ATGCGCACGATCCTCAACATCATCTGGGTCATCCTGGCCGGCTGGGCACTGTTCCTCGGATATGTGCTGGCCGGGGTCCTGCTGTGCATCCCGATCATCACGATCCCGTGGGCGATCGCCTCGTTCCGCATCGCGCGCTACGCCATCTGGCCGTTCGGCCGCGAGGTCGTGAGCAGGCCCACCGCCGGTGTCGGATCCTTCCTCGGCAACGTGCTCTGGGTGATCCTGGCGGGCTGGTGGCTCGCGATCGGCCACATCATCTCGGGTCTCGCGCTCTGCATCACGATCATCGGCATCCCGATGGGCATCGCCGACTTCAAGATGGTCCCGATCTCTCTCATGCCGCTCGGCAAGGAGATCGTCTCCACCCGCAAGGGCGCCTTCGACCGCACACTGTGA
- a CDS encoding ABC transporter ATP-binding protein codes for MSGIVVDAVSRSFGSVQAVQGATLRAEEGRVTGLVGPNGAGKTTLLLMLASLLAPDSGSIRIGGVDPASDPLAARRLLGWMPDALGAWPSLTARETIVTTARLYGISRSDAAPRAEQLLTLVGLGALADSPAKVLSRGQKQKLGLARALVHDPKVLLLDEPASGLDPEARVQLRVLLRRFAAEGRTVLISSHVLSELEEVVDDAVFLVAGSVVDAAPAQASARAWRIRLTGASPERLKADSWQVASTLGVAPESLGADRGAVLLGLPSEDAAAAALRRLVEAGLPVSEFAPAQSALEHTFLALREQEAHPAPASPPPPAPPADPTPTEDGA; via the coding sequence ATGAGTGGAATCGTCGTCGACGCCGTCAGCAGATCGTTCGGATCGGTCCAGGCCGTGCAGGGCGCGACTCTTCGCGCTGAGGAAGGGCGGGTGACCGGCCTGGTCGGTCCCAACGGCGCAGGCAAGACCACGTTGCTGCTGATGCTCGCCTCGCTCCTCGCTCCCGACTCGGGCAGCATCCGCATCGGGGGAGTGGATCCGGCATCGGATCCGTTGGCGGCCCGACGCCTGCTGGGATGGATGCCCGACGCATTGGGAGCGTGGCCCTCGCTGACCGCGCGGGAGACGATCGTCACCACGGCCCGGCTCTACGGCATCTCACGTTCTGATGCGGCCCCTCGCGCCGAGCAGCTCCTGACTCTCGTCGGCCTCGGCGCGCTCGCCGACTCCCCGGCGAAGGTGCTCTCCCGCGGGCAGAAGCAGAAGCTCGGACTGGCGAGGGCGCTGGTGCACGACCCGAAGGTGCTGCTGCTCGACGAACCGGCGTCGGGGCTCGATCCCGAGGCGCGCGTGCAGCTGCGCGTGCTGCTGCGCCGCTTCGCCGCCGAGGGGCGCACGGTGCTGATCTCCAGCCATGTCCTCTCCGAGCTCGAAGAGGTCGTCGATGATGCGGTGTTCCTCGTCGCCGGATCGGTCGTCGATGCCGCACCGGCACAGGCGAGCGCGCGGGCGTGGCGGATCCGTCTCACCGGCGCGTCCCCTGAGCGACTGAAGGCGGACTCGTGGCAGGTCGCGTCGACACTGGGCGTCGCCCCCGAGTCGCTCGGCGCGGATCGCGGTGCCGTCCTCCTGGGCCTTCCGAGTGAAGACGCCGCCGCCGCTGCGCTGCGTCGGCTGGTGGAGGCGGGCCTGCCGGTGTCGGAGTTCGCGCCGGCGCAGAGCGCTCTCGAGCACACGTTCCTCGCGCTCCGCGAGCAGGAGGCGCATCCCGCCCCTGCCTCGCCGCCGCCACCCGCACCGCCCGCAGACCCGACCCCGACGGAGGACGGCGCATGA